In the Hordeum vulgare subsp. vulgare chromosome 7H, MorexV3_pseudomolecules_assembly, whole genome shotgun sequence genome, one interval contains:
- the LOC123411188 gene encoding flavonol synthase/flavanone 3-hydroxylase-like codes for MVHQAQGLLVQEVAADGELPSRYVLKEQQGRPAAAADAQRAAPSIPTVDVDRLADADAGEADKLRSALASWGLFAVTGHGMTDPFLDAILGAARGFFHLPMEAKQEYRNVVDADDGGRKFQPEGYGVDRVDTDEQVLDWCDRLYLQVRPDDARQLRFWPTHPSDLAELLKEFSVEGEKVAKLVVTAMARCLGFEEGFFLDKVGERMPSYARFTYYPPCPRPDLVHGLKPHTDNSVVTVLLLDEQVGGLQVLKDGSWVDVPVLGDGRHQLLVVVGDEMEITSNAAFRAPIHRVMAPGEEAERVSLAVFYQPEPDRVLEPSPELVDGERPAMYKKLQAKVFADGFWDAFALGERTIDFLKVKVDAVDQATAAVSGA; via the coding sequence ATGGTGCATCAAGCTCAGGGCCTGCTcgtgcaggaggtggccgccgacgGGGAGCTGCCGAGCCGCTACGTGCTCAAGGAGCAGCAGGGccgcccggccgccgccgccgacgcacaGCGTGCCGCGCCGTCCATCCCCACCGTGGACGTGGACCGCCTGGCCGACGCCGATGCCGGCGAGGCCGACAAGCTCCGGTCGGCGCTCGCCTCCTGGGGCCTCTTCGCGGTGACCGGCCACGGCATGACGGATCCGTTCCTCGACGCGATCCTCGGCGCGGCGCGCGGGTTCTTCCACCTGCCGATGGAGGCCAAGCAGGAGTACCGCAACGTGGTGGACGCCGACGACGGCGGCCGCAAGTTCCAGCCCGAGGGCTACGGCGTCGACCGCGTCGACACGGACGAGCAGGTCCTCGACTGGTGCGACCGGCTCTACCTCCAGGTCCGCCCGGACGACGCGCGGCAGCTCCGCTTCTGGCCGACTCACCCGTCGGACCTCGCCGAGCTCCTCAAAGAGTTCAGCGTCGAGGGCGAGAAGGTGGCCAAGCTCGTCGTCACGGCCATGGCGAGGTGCCTGGGCTTCGAGGAGGGGTTCTTCTTGGACAAGGTCGGCGAGCGGATGCCGTCCTACGCGCGCTTCACCTACTACCCGCCGTGCCCGCGCCCGGACCTCGTGCACGGGCTCAAGCCCCACACCGACAACTCCGTGGTCACCGTGCTCCTTCTTGACGAGCAAGTCGGCGGCCTCCAGGTTCTGAAAGACGGCAGCTGGGTCGACGTGCCCGTGCTGGGCGACGGCCGACACCAGCTGCTAGTCGTCGTCGGCGATGAGATGGAGATTACGAGCAACGCGGCGTTCAGGGCGCCGATACACAGGGTGATGGcgccgggggaggaggcggaGCGGGTGTCGCTGGCGGTGTTCTACCAGCCGGAGCCGGACAGGGTGCTCGAGCCGTCGCCCGAGCTGGTCGACGGGGAGCGGCCGGCGATGTACAAAAAGCTACAGGCCAAGGTCTTCGCCGACGGCTTCTGGGACGCGTTCGCGCTCGGGGAACGCACCATCGACTTCCTCAAGGTCAAGGTCGACGCCGTCGATCAGGCAACGGCGGCCGTTTCCGGCGCATGA